A portion of the uncultured Bacteroides sp. genome contains these proteins:
- the mutL gene encoding DNA mismatch repair endonuclease MutL, which yields MSDIIHLLPDSVANQIAAGEVIQRPASVIKELVENAIDADARNIHVLVTDAGKTSIQVIDDGKGMSETDARLSFERHATSKIREASDLFALRTMGFRGEALASIAAVAQVELKTRSEFDDLGVKIVIAGSKVESQEVVYCPKGSNFSIKNLFFNIPARRKFLKANSTELSNILTEFERIALVHADVAFSLYSNDAELFNLQAAPLRQRILAVFGKKLNQQLLTVEVDTTMVKISGFIARPETARKKGAHQYFFVNDRYMRHPYFHKAVTDAYEQLVPVGEQVSYFLYFDVDPANIDVNIHPTKTEIKFENEQAIWQILSAAVKESLGKFNAVPSIDFDTEGMPDIPVFEQNSLIEPPKVHYNMDFNPFKSSGTAYSRPSVNWEGLYGGLERASKVNMQPDLEDAVPDFSISNKVLNANALPSSLYGNESIVERSAQHMQFKGRFILTSVKSGLMIIDQHRAHIRVLYDRYISQIAQRQGVSQGVLFPEILQIPASEAAILENIIEDLSAVGFDLSNLGGGSYAINGIPSGIEGLDPVQLVKSMLHTAMEKGNDVKEEVQNILALTLARAAAIVYGQVLNNEEMVNLVDNLFACSTPNYTPDGFVILNTIKGEEIDRLFK from the coding sequence ATGAGCGATATTATTCATCTTTTACCCGATTCGGTAGCAAACCAAATTGCAGCTGGAGAGGTTATACAGCGTCCTGCATCGGTAATTAAAGAATTGGTCGAGAATGCTATTGATGCAGACGCACGGAATATTCATGTTTTAGTAACTGACGCAGGTAAAACGTCGATTCAGGTTATTGATGATGGCAAGGGCATGTCTGAAACGGATGCCCGCCTTTCATTTGAACGGCATGCTACCTCGAAAATACGTGAGGCCTCGGATTTGTTTGCTTTGCGAACAATGGGCTTTCGAGGTGAAGCTTTAGCTTCTATTGCTGCAGTAGCTCAAGTAGAGTTGAAGACCCGCAGCGAATTTGACGATTTAGGCGTGAAAATAGTGATAGCTGGGTCTAAAGTGGAGAGTCAGGAGGTTGTATATTGTCCTAAGGGAAGTAATTTTTCAATTAAAAATTTATTTTTTAATATTCCAGCTCGTCGAAAATTCTTAAAGGCGAATTCTACCGAACTCAGTAATATTCTAACTGAATTTGAACGCATAGCATTGGTGCATGCAGATGTAGCTTTTTCTTTATATAGCAATGATGCTGAACTGTTTAACCTTCAGGCAGCTCCTTTACGACAACGTATTCTTGCTGTCTTCGGTAAGAAGTTAAATCAGCAATTACTTACGGTTGAGGTTGATACTACAATGGTTAAGATATCAGGCTTTATTGCTAGGCCAGAAACAGCAAGGAAGAAAGGGGCTCATCAGTATTTTTTTGTAAATGATCGTTATATGAGACATCCATACTTTCATAAGGCCGTAACTGATGCTTACGAACAACTGGTTCCTGTGGGTGAACAAGTTTCGTATTTCCTGTATTTTGATGTTGATCCGGCTAATATTGATGTAAACATTCACCCAACCAAGACCGAAATTAAATTTGAGAATGAACAGGCTATATGGCAAATTCTGTCGGCTGCAGTAAAGGAATCGCTCGGCAAATTTAATGCTGTTCCTTCCATCGACTTTGATACGGAAGGGATGCCTGATATTCCTGTTTTTGAGCAGAATAGCCTGATTGAACCTCCAAAAGTCCATTATAATATGGATTTTAATCCTTTTAAATCTTCAGGAACAGCATATTCACGACCAAGCGTGAACTGGGAAGGGTTATATGGAGGACTTGAGAGGGCGAGCAAGGTAAATATGCAACCAGATTTGGAGGATGCTGTACCTGATTTTTCTATATCTAATAAGGTTTTGAACGCAAATGCTCTTCCATCGTCTCTTTATGGAAACGAATCGATTGTAGAAAGAAGTGCGCAACACATGCAGTTCAAAGGGCGTTTCATTCTTACTTCAGTGAAATCCGGCTTGATGATAATTGACCAGCACCGCGCGCATATACGAGTTCTATATGATCGATATATTTCTCAAATAGCTCAGAGACAAGGTGTGTCGCAAGGAGTGCTTTTCCCGGAAATATTGCAAATACCTGCCTCTGAAGCGGCTATTTTAGAAAATATTATAGAAGATTTATCGGCTGTAGGCTTCGATTTGAGCAATTTGGGAGGAGGTAGCTATGCCATTAACGGCATTCCTTCAGGCATTGAGGGTTTAGATCCGGTTCAATTGGTGAAAAGCATGTTGCATACGGCGATGGAAAAAGGCAATGATGTGAAAGAAGAAGTACAGAATATACTTGCATTGACCTTGGCTCGTGCTGCTGCCATTGTTTATGGCCAAGTTCTGAACAATGAAGAAATGGTGAATCTTGTTGATAATCTTTTTGCCTGCTCAACTCCTAATTATACTCCCGACGGTTTTGTTATATTAAACACTATCAAAGGAGAGGAAATCGATAGGCTATTTAAGTAA
- a CDS encoding OstA-like protein, producing MLIINKKYHFPIRHRFLLTGLLCLFGVCLIAQVKPVNKKKQVSEKNKAEANRNAVAAKKDKKLEKKRTRVDLLHADEAQADKMLRPDVQVLVGSVKLRHDSMYMYCDSALIYEKTNSVEAFSNVRMEQGDTLFIYGDYLFYDGVAQLAMLRENVKMINRKTTLTTDSLNYDRLYNLGYYFEGGTLTDEENVLTSDWGEYSPATKLAVFNHEVKLANPRFTLTSDTLKYSTDTKIAKILGPSNIINEKNHIYSERGVYNTVKDQAELLDRSVLTNEGKKLVGDSLFYDRKVGYGEAFDNVIMNDTINKNMLTGDYCFYDELKSNAWATKKAVAIDYSQGDSLFMHADTLRLNTYYLNTDSMYREMRAYHKARIYRSDVQGVCDSLVFSSKDSCLTMYHDPILWNENQQLLGEEIKVYMNDSTIDWAHIINQALTVEMKDSLHYNQVSGKEMKAYFQKGEMRKIDVIGNVLVIFYPQEEDSTMIGMNTSETSLLNLYLKERKMDKMVMSPRSNGTLYPMDQIPPDKMKLPTFVWFDYIRPRNKQDIFEWRGKKTGETLRKTSRKPVTSPKRDLPKSN from the coding sequence ATGCTGATAATAAATAAAAAATATCATTTTCCTATCAGGCATAGATTTCTCCTTACGGGTCTTCTATGCCTGTTTGGCGTATGCCTCATAGCACAGGTGAAGCCTGTTAATAAAAAGAAGCAGGTTTCGGAAAAAAATAAAGCAGAAGCAAATAGGAATGCTGTTGCTGCAAAGAAAGACAAGAAACTAGAGAAGAAAAGAACGAGAGTCGATCTTTTACATGCCGATGAGGCCCAGGCTGATAAAATGTTACGGCCTGACGTTCAAGTACTTGTTGGATCTGTAAAATTACGCCATGATAGCATGTATATGTATTGCGATAGCGCCTTAATTTATGAGAAGACAAATTCAGTAGAAGCTTTTAGCAATGTACGCATGGAGCAGGGAGACACCTTGTTTATTTATGGTGATTATCTTTTTTATGATGGGGTAGCACAGCTGGCTATGCTTCGTGAAAATGTAAAGATGATTAATCGAAAGACAACGCTTACGACAGATAGCTTAAATTATGACCGCCTTTACAACTTAGGTTATTACTTTGAAGGAGGCACACTTACTGATGAAGAAAATGTGCTTACATCCGACTGGGGAGAATACAGCCCGGCTACCAAACTGGCTGTTTTTAATCATGAAGTAAAATTGGCTAATCCTCGTTTTACGCTAACCTCGGATACGCTTAAATACAGCACTGATACAAAGATTGCAAAGATATTGGGTCCTTCAAACATTATTAATGAGAAGAATCATATTTATTCTGAACGGGGAGTCTATAATACAGTAAAGGATCAGGCTGAATTATTAGATCGTTCTGTATTGACCAATGAAGGTAAAAAATTAGTTGGTGATAGTTTGTTTTACGATCGAAAAGTTGGATACGGCGAGGCTTTTGATAATGTAATCATGAACGATACCATAAATAAAAATATGTTGACCGGTGATTATTGTTTTTATGATGAACTGAAGTCAAATGCCTGGGCTACGAAGAAGGCTGTTGCTATTGATTATTCACAGGGAGATAGTCTTTTTATGCATGCTGATACATTGAGGTTGAATACATATTATCTGAATACTGATTCGATGTATCGCGAGATGAGGGCTTATCATAAAGCGCGTATATACCGTAGCGATGTGCAAGGCGTCTGTGATTCACTTGTTTTTTCGTCGAAAGATTCTTGTCTGACAATGTATCATGACCCCATCTTGTGGAATGAAAATCAGCAGTTGTTGGGTGAAGAGATCAAGGTGTATATGAATGATAGTACTATTGATTGGGCCCATATCATAAATCAGGCCCTGACAGTCGAAATGAAAGACTCTCTTCATTATAACCAGGTGTCTGGTAAAGAAATGAAGGCTTATTTCCAAAAGGGAGAGATGCGCAAAATAGATGTAATCGGTAATGTTTTAGTGATCTTTTATCCTCAAGAAGAGGATAGTACGATGATTGGAATGAACACTTCGGAAACGAGCCTATTGAATCTTTATCTGAAAGAGCGTAAAATGGATAAAATGGTAATGAGTCCGAGATCGAACGGAACTCTTTATCCGATGGACCAAATTCCGCCTGATAAAATGAAGTTGCCCACTTTTGTTTGGTTTGATTACATTAGGCCCCGAAATAAGCAAGACATCTTTGAGTGGCGAGGCAAAAAAACAGGGGAGACATTACGTAAAACCAGTAGAAAACCAGTAACTTCGCCAAAGCGAGATTTACCTAAATCAAATTAA